From Cryptococcus neoformans var. neoformans B-3501A chromosome 6, whole genome shotgun sequence, the proteins below share one genomic window:
- a CDS encoding hypothetical protein (HMMPfam hit to Prenyltrans, Prenyltransferase and squalene oxidase repeat, score: 101.8, E(): 1.7e-27) produces MATEFTPSVYSLVSTPLPSNSRPSATLDEQAETEDLISQLFDLTADPNALVSQHGKIYSGLRKQEHTQFLASTFFQLPGKFVSLDASRPWLIFWTVHSLDLLGVALDQGTKDRVVSTLLHFLSPKGGFAGGPANSQIPHLLPTYASVCSLAITGNDGPTGGWKDLADARQSLYEFFMRCKRPDGGFVVCEGGEVDVRGTYCLLVVATLLDIITPELLHNVDKFVSACQTYEGGFACASFPFPSVVPSTSALPTSEPSCRVSMAEAHGGYTSCSLNSHFLLTSVPLPSFPSSIDASAALRWTVLQQGEAIEGGGFRGRTNKLVDGCYSWWVGGGAPVAEELVRREKSKKVKKSRVELIEEEEKEGDWEDVPPIPPTFNRVALQEFTLVAAQQDPGSTGGLRDKPGKRPDQYHTCNNLSGLSIAQHKMSHSPSAVSSNRLKFDASKGLPAIEPVAPGGGWKNEDERRNARREIWANALGWIEEEGGEIIVGGRDNRVNTTTPVFNILGLRLKPFINYFYCQEN; encoded by the exons ATGGCTACAGAATTCACTCCCTCAGTATACTCTCTTGTTTCCACGCCTCTTCCGTCAAATTCGAGACCCTCAGCCACTCTCGACGAGCAAGCAGAAACCGAAGATCTCATCTCTCAATTATTCGACCTCACCGCTGACCCCAATGCCCTCGTCTCGCAGCATGGCAAAATATATTCCGGTCTCAGGAAGCAAGAGCATACCCAATTTCTTGCCTCTACTTTCTTTCAATTGCCGGGAAAGTTTGTGAGCCTCGATGCTAGCCGACCATGGTTAATATTCTGGACGGTGCATTCTCTTGACCTCTTGGGCGTGGCTCTTGACCAGGGAACAAAGGACAG GGTGGTGTCGACTTTGCTTCACTTCCTTTCGCCAAAGGGCGGTTTCGCTGGTGGCCCTGCCAATTCTCAAATCCCTCACCTGCTACCCACCTACGCTTCTGTCTGCTCTCTAGCCATCACAGGTAACGACGGTCCGACAGGTGGTTGGAAGGATCTTGCAGATGCTAGACAGAGCCTATATGAGTTCTTTATGAGGTGTAAGAGACCCGATGGTGGCTTCGTCGTTTGTGAAGGGGGCGAAGTTGATGTCCG AGGGACATATTGTCTGTTGGTGGTTGCTACTCTTCTTGACATCATTACACCGGAACTTTTACACAATGTCGATAAATTTGTCTCTGCCTGCCAGACTTATGAAGGCGGTTTCGCTTGCGCCTCTTTCCCGTTCCCTTCAGTTGTCCCGTCGACTTCTGCCCTTCCAACATCGGAACCCTCTTGTAGAGTTTCTATGGCAGAGGCACACGGTGGATATACTTCTTGTTCACTGAATTCGCACTTCCTTCTTACCTCTgtacctcttccttctttcccgtCATCCATTGATGCCAGTGCAGCGCTTCGATGGACTGTCCTTCAACAGGGAGAAGCtattgaaggaggaggtttCAGGGGACGGACAAATAAATTGGTTGACGGTTGTTATTCATGGTGGGTTGGCGGTGGAGCCCCCGTAGCAGAAGAATTagtgaggagagaaaagagcaaaaaaGTGAAAAAGTCGCGAGTTGAACtcattgaagaagaggagaaggaaggtgacTGGGAGGACGTTCCTC CTATACCACCTACCTTCAACCGGG TCGCTTTGCAAGAGTTCACTCTTGTTGCAGCTCAGCAGGATCCAGGTTCCACAGGTGGTCTTCGTGATAAGCCCGGGAA ACGTCCCGATCAATACCATACTTGCAACAATCTCTCGGGTCTTTCTATCGCTCAGCATAAGATGAGCCATTCTCCTTCCGCCGTGTCGTCTAATCGTCTCAAATTCGACGCATCCAAGGGGCTTCCAGCCATCGAACCTGTCGCTCCTGGGGGTGGGTGgaagaatgaggatgagaggcGCAACGCAAGGCGGGAGATTTGGGCCAATGCTCTTGGATGGatcgaggaagaagggggagaaaTAATtgtgggaggaagggacaACCGTGTT AATACGACGACCCCTGtcttcaacatccttgGGTTAAGGTTGAAGCCGTTCATCAACTATTTTTATTGTCAAGAGAATTGA
- a CDS encoding hypothetical protein (Match to EST gb|CF191814.1|CF191814) — translation MPRTHATASSISVPTSLVSGLRSLIGSFTSSSTPLLPFISKPLKLILLLLFLSHSPSWPFVWHVRVWWHGVKAYYLAWHKGRAKYLADWKAQNDKNGGIRSLRVRHKRIAGVDDCDYNMHLSNSSYAKNSDALKMDWCIKALSPSFTARGTYMALGATHYVFFKEIPIGSEYTMEAYCLGWDEKWMYLACEFILYPKKTSKAGAAKNKVAAGVVSSAPHIVPTISAPPTRTASPNSSASVSGTVTPAQGSPLGNKVEEIKRAWLARRKENPREDGGVTCCLSVSEYCFKIDRVTIPPRISLYTSLQSPSKEHQARARAMLMSKDGGRAFLRGGWREEPNSELLGADIGLFEGEEFQDSWVKRAAESMEKVVDGMSAF, via the exons ATGCCAAGAACTCATGCCACCGCTTCAAGCATATCC GTACCGACAAGCTTGGTCTCAGGCCTTCGCTCGTTAATAGGCAGCTTCACCAGCTCGTCCACTCCTCTActccccttcatctccaagcCTC TCAAGcttattcttcttcttctatttcTTTCGCATTCCCCTTCATGGCCTTTTGTCTGGCATGTCCGTGTATGGTGGCACGGCGTCAAAGCATATTACCTTGCATGGCACAAGGGGCGAGCCAAGTACCTTGCTGACTGGAAAGCCCAAAATGATAAAAATGGAGGTATCAGAAGTCTGCGTGTGCGACATAAGAGGATTGCCGGGGTCGACGACTGCGATTACAACATGCATTTGAGCAACTC GTCCTATGCCAAGAATTCGGATGCTTTGAAGATGGATTGGTGTATTAAAGCCCTTTCACCCTCTTTTACTGCTCGTGGAACGTATATGGCTCTTGGAGCCACACATtacgtcttcttcaaggaGATACCCATCGGATCAGAGTACACAATGGAGGCCTACTGTTTGGGTTGGGATGAGAAATGGATGTATCTCGCTTGTGAATTCATTCTTTATCCCAAGAAGACGTCCAAAGCAGGGGCTGCAAAAAACAAAGTGGCGGCTGGTGTCGTATCCTCAGCTCCTCACATCGTGCCCACTATCTCTGCCCCTCCCACTCGCACTGCTAGCCCTAACTCCAGTGCCTCCGTCTCCGGCACTGTTACTCCGGCGCAAGGCTCACCCTTGGGAAACAAGGTCGAAGAGATCAAGCGTGCATGGCTGGCCAGGCGAAAGGAAAATCCAAGGGAAGATGGCGGCGTAACGTGCTGCTTGAGTGTCAGCGAATACTGCTTCAAGATCGACCGAGTCACTATCCCTCCC CGAATCTCTCTGTACACATCTCTCCAATCCCCTTCCAAAGAGCATCAAGCTCGCGCCCGGGCCATGCTCATGTCCAAAGATGGTGGCCGAGCTTTTcttcgaggaggatggagggaAGAGCCCAACTCGGAGTTACTGGGCGCTGACATCGGCCTGtttgaaggcgaagaatTTCAAGACAGCTGGGTCAAGAGGGCTGCTGAGAGTATGGAAAAAGTTGTTGACGGCATGAGTGCCTTTTAA
- a CDS encoding hypothetical protein (HMMPfam hit to SMP-30, Senescence marker protein-30 (SMP-30), score: 60.2, E(): 5.5e-15), with the protein MTTHNHPVVEAELVLEAQNNLGEDPATGNRSIDVYPQSPCLSYITPRANAPGFIATNASSLVVLPPATTPTTTSPTPVKREYEAVLDETLDAKLVEDGVIRFNDGGVDPDGRVWFGSMGIDESKPEMPGKLFVMTRWDGGKAVETMNNVGVSNGLGWSPDGRTVYYIDSRYDLVSAYNYSTTPPYWSNKRTFALPPPALDAENPTHGAYDGLCVDGVGNVWVARWRDERVVGFNPEGKLIAMVTLKGCKNPTIPCFGGKDLTTMYIVSATSYRGGDGDHQKWPRSGDLFKVECGPGTEMGKILGAGWKGAERHRAQL; encoded by the exons ATGACCACCCATAATCATCCTGTTGTCGAAGCTGAACTCGTACTCGAAGCTCAAAACAACCTCGGTGAAG ACCCTGCTACAGGGAATCGCTCAATTGACGTTTACCCGCAGTCCCCCTGCCTTTCATACATCACTCCTCGTGCCAATGCACCTGGTTTCATCGCGACCAACGCTTCATCTCTTGTGGTACTCCCGCCTGCAACAACGCCTACCACCACAAGCCCTACTCCTGTCAAAAGGGAGTATGAAGCTGTCCTTGATGAGACCCTGGATGCTAAACTCGTCGAAGATGGCGTCATAAGGTTCAATGATGGTGGGGTAGATCCCGACGGCAGGGTGTGGTTTGGAAGCATGGGCATCGATGAAAGCAAGCCCGAAATGCCGGGGAAGCTATTCGT AATGACCAGATGGGATGGAGGAAAAGCGGTGGAGACCATGAACAATGTCGGTGTGTCAAACGGTCTGGGGTGGTCTCCTGACGGTCGAACCGTCT ACTATATTGACTCCCGGTACGACCTTGTATCGGCTTACAACTATTCGACGACTCCTCCTTACTGGTCTAACAAACGTACatttgctcttcctccaccggCACTTGATGCTGAGAATCCCACTCATGGCGCTTATGATGGGCTCTGTGTTGACGGCGTGGGGAACGTGTGGGTGGCTAGGtggagggatgagagggTGGTTGGCTTCAATCCTGAGGGAAAACTTATCGCAATGGTCACGCTGAAGGGATGCAAAAACCCCACTATCCCATGTTTTGGAG GCAAAGACCTCACTACCATGTATATTGTCTCGGCGACTTCGTATCGGGGCGGAGATGGTGATCATCAGAAATGGCCCAGATCGGGCGACCTTTTTAAGGTTGAGTGCGGACCTGGGACAGAGATGGGTAAGATTTTGGGTGCAGGCTGGAAAGGTGCGGAGAGGCATCGTGCCCAGCTTTAA